In a genomic window of Occallatibacter riparius:
- a CDS encoding glycosyltransferase family 87 protein codes for MLKGPLVRHVSQIVFACFVLLGCIHAVLNVFTAVRPKAAAQADFIQFWATGHLLAARQSPYDLDKLMKIEQDAGMVHAYPRLSNSPPLLLPLFLPLGFVSAGLGFFVWFAAQLACLYCSAQLLNAMYGKQLGYLRWIVFLFGPVLLCERTGQLGVFFLMCLVLFLYLHRRHPFLAGVCLAPLALKPHLILPFGLVLLMWIILDRRWKILLGAVTVLACSAGLLFTLDPGAWQQYSALMRKMHLMDWAAPCLSVYLRRLTGAPAVVQFIPTMMAAGAAAVWYLRKRKEWEWQTDGAMLLALGLITAPYAWVMDEAIALPAILLAVTRCRSSWNWLACLALLNLVFMIEEMRGVGVLTPAYLWTAPAWFLWCFLASRTPSEIPDANLVLAAE; via the coding sequence ATGCTTAAAGGCCCCTTGGTACGGCACGTCAGCCAGATTGTTTTCGCGTGCTTCGTCCTGCTCGGTTGTATTCACGCGGTCCTTAATGTATTCACAGCCGTTCGGCCGAAGGCAGCGGCGCAAGCTGACTTCATCCAATTCTGGGCCACCGGCCATCTGCTGGCTGCGCGCCAGAGCCCATACGATCTCGACAAACTGATGAAAATCGAGCAGGACGCCGGCATGGTGCACGCCTATCCCAGGCTGAGCAACAGTCCTCCGCTTTTGCTGCCGCTCTTTCTTCCACTGGGATTCGTGAGCGCCGGGTTGGGCTTCTTCGTATGGTTCGCTGCTCAGCTCGCCTGCCTGTACTGTTCCGCCCAGCTTCTCAACGCGATGTACGGCAAGCAGCTTGGATATTTGCGCTGGATCGTCTTCCTCTTCGGCCCGGTTCTATTGTGTGAACGCACCGGCCAGCTGGGCGTTTTCTTTCTGATGTGCCTGGTGCTGTTTCTCTATCTGCACCGCAGGCACCCGTTCCTCGCTGGCGTGTGCCTGGCTCCTCTGGCCCTGAAACCGCACCTCATTCTGCCGTTCGGCCTCGTGCTTCTGATGTGGATCATCCTCGATCGCCGTTGGAAGATTCTACTTGGCGCGGTTACGGTGCTGGCTTGCAGCGCCGGCCTGCTGTTCACGCTTGATCCCGGAGCCTGGCAGCAGTATTCCGCGCTAATGCGCAAAATGCACCTGATGGACTGGGCTGCTCCCTGCCTGAGCGTCTATCTGCGGCGGCTTACCGGAGCTCCAGCGGTAGTTCAGTTCATCCCCACCATGATGGCGGCAGGCGCCGCTGCGGTCTGGTACCTCAGGAAACGCAAGGAGTGGGAATGGCAGACCGACGGGGCGATGCTTCTCGCCCTCGGCCTGATCACGGCTCCCTATGCGTGGGTGATGGATGAAGCGATCGCGCTGCCCGCCATCCTGCTGGCGGTTACACGCTGCCGGAGCTCGTGGAACTGGCTAGCCTGTCTGGCTCTGCTCAACCTGGTTTTCATGATCGAGGAAATGCGTGGTGTCGGCGTGCTCACACCCGCGTATCTCTGGACGGCTCCGGCATGGTTTCTGTGGTGTTTTCTGGCAAGCCGTACGCCCTCTGAGATCCCGGACGCGAATCTGGTTCTGGCGGCTGAGTAA
- a CDS encoding carboxymuconolactone decarboxylase family protein: MSENELKIPVIEDRDAAGDVAEVYDVWRAKSGRQNMPGILKCFSHRPDFLRDVMKFGDTVHFSEGHLTRKTKEAIASWVSYLNRCPY; the protein is encoded by the coding sequence ATGTCTGAAAACGAACTCAAAATTCCTGTCATAGAAGATCGCGACGCGGCTGGCGATGTGGCCGAGGTCTACGACGTTTGGCGCGCCAAGTCAGGGCGGCAGAACATGCCGGGAATCCTGAAGTGCTTCAGCCATCGTCCCGACTTCTTGCGCGACGTGATGAAGTTCGGAGACACCGTCCACTTCAGCGAAGGCCACCTGACCCGAAAGACCAAGGAAGCCATCGCGAGCTGGGTGTCGTACCTGAACCGGTGTCCATATTGA
- a CDS encoding carboxymuconolactone decarboxylase family protein, translating into MTKVTQAAYKTTHEDVQQLREHGWTDPQIAEAVYITAMFAFFNRVADAFGIAPQGYLEMNAVTK; encoded by the coding sequence GTGACCAAGGTGACGCAGGCCGCCTACAAGACCACGCATGAGGATGTTCAGCAACTGCGCGAGCATGGCTGGACGGATCCGCAGATTGCCGAGGCCGTCTACATCACGGCGATGTTCGCCTTCTTTAATCGCGTAGCTGATGCATTCGGGATTGCGCCGCAGGGCTATCTGGAAATGAATGCGGTGACGAAGTGA